One Cucumis melo cultivar AY chromosome 8, USDA_Cmelo_AY_1.0, whole genome shotgun sequence genomic window, GAAACTAGAACCTTTGAGAATTTCATATCCCTTCTTTAGATGGTCTTGGTATGGACTTGATGATAATTGTAAAATCTCCGTAGCTCAGTTTTGAGTGGTTTGCCTTTTACGTACTTGATGAAGTTGGTCTTGGTATGGGCTAGATGTAAAGTTTTCATAGCTCAGTTTTGAGTGGTTTATTGTGATAGACTTGATGAAGCAATAAATGTGATCTATGAAAAAGTTTAAGGATCTTTTTTAGAGCCTTTCACATTGACCCGAGAATCTATGTGCATGGCCTTAAATAGCACAATTTTGAGTGGCCTATTGTAATAGACTTTATCGcaaaatcaaaaaaaatttaagaagtAAAACGTGTTGGGGGTCTCAACCATagttattaaaatttcaaaaggcAACATACTTTCTTTAATTAGATTGTTGCCCCATCTCACTATGCATCAATTCAAATCAAAAGATATTaatgtttaaatttatatatatatattttttgctCGGAGAAAATGCTTTATTACTATTTTAACTAGAATGTAATAGTAGTAATTTATGGAAAATTGTTAGGAATGACTATCATTGTAATGATTCATAGTTAATGTTTCAATAGAAAATATGATGACGACGACgatgataataataacaacaacaacaacaattttGATGGTTACAAATATTGTAATTGTTTTATGGTAATAATGTTATGTTTTAATATGTTAATTGTTATAGATCTGAAATGAAATTTAGATCTAAAATCGTTATTCCTTTTCTATATGTTTGAGAAAAAGATTTTGGTGTTGGGGGTTCTTCTCCCTTTCtaacttttgattttttttctctgaGCAATATTTTCCTTGATTTCATTCATTACTTCGGCAAATGCACGCTTGGGTTAGAAAGTTGTGTATAACTTTGGGAGCAATTGACATATGCAATTTAGCATCAAGGTCGCACCAAATTTTGCTTTCAAGACAGTGGTTCAGCACTACACAACAAACAATTGACATTTGTTTTCAACATGAAGTACCATTTTGTCTTTACTCGGTCATTTGTGAGGAAGAGTTTAGAGCttaagtaaaaaagaaaagattaacTTAAGTTTAACGAACAaagatgaaattaaaaaaaaaaactggaCGAGCATGATAGATCGAAAAATCGAGCCAACCAACCAAACTAAAGTCGATCGGGAGAAGAATAAGAGGGGTCAATTTTGGAAGGTTCCAAATCgagaaattttagaaaatatttctTAGTGTTAAACCGATCGACCAACGTTTACTCCTCAAGGTCGATGTGGGTTTTATCATTTATTAAAACCGAATGTAGTCGGTTTGGTTGAAAAACCAACTCCGACCGAACCCCTAAAAAACTAATGGAGAAAGTTTGTTGTTAAAATTTTTGAAAGGAAGCTTACTCGGAAATTTCCCAAAAAGCTtgttttttaataacaattagtgaaaaattggaaaagaaagaaaatacagtaggaaaaatattttcttaagaaaaattGTGCTAAATCAACCGAAAATTAGTTTAAATCATACaacatctaaaaatatttaaaaataaagggTTTGGTAGCCAATATTACTtgtaattttcctaaaaaaatgaaaaaaagaacaaaaatacttaataattattctaaaaatagtTGTCCATTATAATTATCTAAAATATTATAATCCAtttaaaaaccctaaaacaattcgtggttgttattattattatttagacAATTTATGGGATAGAGAATCCAATTCTtacttcaaaataaaataaaaggaaactCTATTTCTatggttattattattactttgaTAATATGGGGATGAGAATCCaatttttatctcaaaattaaaaaaagtttgATGTATGAATAAACTTTATTTTCgttctattattattaatatctTGACAAAATAGAGGAGGAAGGAGCATCCAATCCGAATAGTATTgctactttttttgtttttctaaaacaaaatgtattgctacttttttttttttttttttttttttttttttttatagagaactaaacttttaaaacaaaCTTTATGTATAACCTATTTACAACAAAGTCTTTGTCAGACTTGAAATTAATATCCgtaatatatatcaaaatagTTAATATATGGAGTTGTGAATATTTGTTTTTATACTCTTCTTGTTACACAGTGTTGTTTATACAGAATTTTGGGCTCTGCCATTGTTTTCGGGCAAAGACAAACAACCAAGCAACACCACAAATAAACTCTTCCAATTCCATATCAAACAAGCAGTGGACGAACAACACTTGGAAGAAAACAAATTCTGCATAAAACACTAATGAGGAGGACAAGACtataattaacttttttttttagcaGACAGGTTAAACTAAACTTATGTTGGCCAAAATGATAATAACTTTATTTACCCTAAGAAGCAACGAAAAAGGTACAATAGTGAGTATTCATAACTAAGGAAAAGAATACCTTCCATCAAACAtcctaacaaaaaaaaaaagcaaattaGAGTTTATGACGGTAGTTATCTCAATGACAATTGACATTATTTTCAatgaaaaggaagaaggaaCCAAAAAGAGGGggaattttttttgttctttctattttttcaaGATCAATACAAATACAAGACATACCCAAGCAGGTAATACGCAAACCGCTTATCATTCGCTCACCCATTAACCGCTAAAATCTTCTGTTAGGCGATAGACTAGTAAAATGAGTGCTCTAAAAGCTGTGGTACTCATCGCTGGAGGAGATTCCAACATCAGAGGCACCATCCAGTTCGTCCAAGATTCAAATGGTCAGTTTCTGTATGTGGGTTTTTGTTTGCGATGCTTGTTTGAAGGGTTTTGTGTGGGATGCTCGCGTTTTTGCTTCGTTTGATCCAATTTCTCATAAGGGATTTTAAGTTTCGAGGTgggttttcattttttttattgaagttATGATGAATATGAACAGGGGCAACCCATGTCAATGGAAGAATAAGTGGACTCTCTCCTGGACTTCATGGCTTCCATATCCATGCTCTTGGCGATACCACAAACGGCTGCAACTCCACTGGTAATCCCCCAttccctttctctctctctctgccATAGATTCATCTCTTTTTGCTGATTGAATAGGCTTTTTGTTCTGctggttttctttttctgttaGGACCTCATTTTAATCCGTTGAAGAAGGACCATGGAGGTCCTGGGGATTCAGAACGTCATGTAGGGGATTTGGGGAACATTTATGCAGGTCCAGATGGTTAGTAGAGTTTCTACATTTTGGTTTTGGAATGTTCTTGAGAAACATAGACAGTAgtttttcctcttcctcttatGTTTTTGCTTCGTTTTGGTACTAAGAAGACGATTCGGTTGGCCATTGTTCGTGCTTCCTTTTGTAGCTTATGGGGCGAAAGGCACAAACGTCTCTTTAATGATTATTTTTCCTCTTTTGCTCGTTTTATGGAATTCGTTTTGTCTAATGCTAAAACGAAGCACTCTTCCCCTCATTTTAGTTTATCCTTTTTAGTCAGTAATTGACTTTCCCTCCAGTAACATCTTGTAATGTTTAGAcctgatttttttataaatgaattgtttcttttactaaaaaaaattatgacatTGTAGCAGTGGTTTGTTTCAGGGGTTGCTGAAGTTTCCATTTCGGATAGGCTGGTAAGTCTGTTAAATGGATTGTTTGTTTGCCGATCCTTTTAAATTGCTTCTTATTCAGCGAGTTGTTCTGTCGGTCCTGCTTCTTGTTCATTTGGTTAATTGCTTATTTTGTTTATGAGTCACTTTTTGTCTTTTCAGATGcaatttattttgattatatAAGTTGTGGATTgtgtttttcattttgtttttctattttgatgTGTAGATTTCACTTAAGGGACCTCATTCGATAATTGGTCGAGCAGTTGTTGTGCACGCGGATCTCGATGATCTTGGCAAAGGTAAGAGTTTGTTTTGTACTTGAGGTTATTCTATTCTACTTCCTAACATCCTGAAGTGGAAAACTTATTCAAAGTAATACAGTTTCTTCACGCACTCAAAACACCCCCTCCGACTTTATTCGGTTGGTCATAGAATGAGAGTGTGACTTCTTCTTGTCAGTCAGAAAAATTGTATTTGAATTATGATTTTATTATTGATATTCATGTTTATTTTGTCTTTTCACATTTTGGCTTTATGGCTTAATCATACACACTAAATGCAATAGGTGGGCACGAACTTAGCAAGACGACTGGAAATGCCGGTGCAAGAATCGGATGCGGTTAGTATTTTATCCTCTACACTTGATTTTGGTTTGTCAATATAATAAATCCTTGAAAAGTAGCGGGGATGAGGTTGGATAGATTTGGCTCCAATAATCTATACTGGTCACATGTCCCACAAAATACTGAAGGTACAAGTCTGCGACGACACACTTCCGTATTGTGAAAGGGAGAGTTCATAGGAAGTGAGCTACTGATAACCCCACAAAAGGATATCAAGATCCACGTTATGATGCTTGTAAAGGACGCACCATTGCAGCCATAACTCAAAGGAAAAATTCATATGGATGATATTGAGTGTTAGCTCTCCTGAGCAAAATTTTCCTTGTGAAAAACTTCACTTTCTTAGGTATCTTAACCTCCATGGGCTTTTTGTTGAAGGATGCATGGATCATGATGGAAAAGTCATTCCTACCCCAAAGGATGCTCAATTTGGTATGGTTGAGAAAATATTCACATAGCTAAGACTAAGAGTAGCCAGTAACATTTGCAGGTTAAAACTTGAAATCAAAAGAAACCTCGACAGTAGGTCTAGATATgggaaaacaaaataatctaaTGATCTGATTAGTTCTTTAGTAGGAACCTTCACTAGGAAGTACCATAAATACATGGTTCCTGAGAGGAAGACAATCAAATCTCACATGTAACTGCTGTTCGAACCAACCCTTTGGTCTTAGTTGAGGAGGTACTAtctaaagaaaaacaaaatgcACCAAACACTTAGTGAAAggataaaagaaaatagaaaagcTCTAGCGCCCCATTTTTTAGCTTTTCATGTAGAGCATGCGATATTGACATTTTCTTCCAATCAATGACTGGAGAAATTCAACCCAATTAAACACCCATCAATATAGCAATGCTTACAAAATCAACATTCTCTTGTCAATGCAATGCCCTTCAACGATGCACTGTACTATGATATTATTGAAAATGGTTAGGATATTGTTAGATCCAATCATTTACGCCTACAAGAGGAAGAAGTCAGGGAAGGGTATGATAGGAATTACACAGAAGACCAAGAGTGGGGAGGTTTTTGGGGGGACCCACCCCTGATGAGGTATATAAGGAATGTTTTGGGGATTAGCAAAGGAGGTCATATTTTGGGTAAAGGCTGTTGAGGCTCTTGAGGAGAAGATTCCAGCCTTCTCAAAGGAGCCGGAGAATAACATTGGCATTCGTTtctgtcttttctttcttattttactGTGCTGTCCTTTAGAGTATTCTGTTGATATTTTGTGAACTCATCTGGAATTTATCATCAATAGAATCAAAGCAGAGTACCGTCTCtgttttcatatttttgttgGGATTTTACTGAGTTTCAGGGAAGCGATCCTAACAGATACTTTCTAATAAGAACACTCAAGAAATACAAAGAACACTAAAGATAGAAATATTGCAATACCAATGAAAAAACTACCGTATAACATAGCCTCTTTTGAGAGAGTTGGTCTCTCCTAAATTCCCCTAAAAGAAATCCCAAAAATTCTTCACACCCTCCTCTCAACCCCACTCCCTCTGTTTATAACTAAAAGCCTTAACAAATTTACTACCTATGTACTAAAATGCTTCTTCTTATGACCATACTAAAATTCTCCAATAATCCTACTTTATCTGTAACCGGTGCTCTCACAAAAGTATAATTTCGTATTGGACTGAATTAAAAAATTTGCAGTATTACGGCTTCGGATATGGATCATAATTATAGTGAATAATGAATATGTAATTTTCCTTTAATTGGCCTTTGGCTCTCCCTTAAAGAAGGATTGGCTGAATTTAGTGCTCAAGATCGTCCTTTCAAGGTTGAATGGAAGTTTAATGGTTGCaaatgaacttaccttttagtTGGGTCCTTTGGAGCGAATGTCATAATCAACTAA contains:
- the LOC103485986 gene encoding superoxide dismutase [Cu-Zn] 2, which encodes MSALKAVVLIAGGDSNIRGTIQFVQDSNGATHVNGRISGLSPGLHGFHIHALGDTTNGCNSTGPHFNPLKKDHGGPGDSERHVGDLGNIYAGPDGVAEVSISDRLISLKGPHSIIGRAVVVHADLDDLGKGGHELSKTTGNAGARIGCGIIGIQSSV